From Sphingobium sp. B2D3C:
GGCGCCGTGCTGCTGGTCGATAGCGGTCCGATGCAGTTGCATCTGATGATCGTGACGCGGGGCGGCCATGTCCATGCTCATGCCGGACTGGGCAAGGTGGTGCTGATGCCGGGGCCATCGCCCTGGCCGGTGCTGGGCGCGTGGCAATTTCAGGAGTAGCGCATGGCGACATTGGTTCTCACCGCCGTGGGCAGTGCCCTTGGCGGAACGTTCGGCGCTGTGGGCGCGGCGATTGGCGGCGCGGTCGGCGCGCTCGCCGGACGGTCTGTCGATGCCCTGATTTTTCGACCCGGCGGGCGGACGGGGCCCCGGCTGAGCGACCTTCAGGTTCAGACATCCCGCTACGGCGCGGCGATCCCGCGCATCCACGGAACGATCCGTGTCGCGGGCACGGTGATCTGGGCCACGGACCTTCAGGAAAGCACATCGACAAGCGGTGGAGGCAAGGGCAGCCCAAGCGTCACGACCTACAGCTATTCCGCGAGCCTGGCTGTTGCGCTTTCCTCACGGCCTATTCTCGGCATCGGACGCATCTGGGCGGACGGCAATCTGCTTCGTGGCGCGGTCGGGGATTTCAAATCGCCGCTCACGGCATTTCGGCTGTATCTGGGCGGGCCGGACCAGATGGTGGACCCGCTGGTGGCGTCCGCAGTGGGCGTGGCGCAATGCCCTGCTTATCGCGGCTGCGCTTATGTCGTGTTCGAAGGGCTTCAGCTGGCGGACTTCGGCAACCGGATTCCCTCGCTGACGTTCGAAGTGATCGCTGATGCCGAACCAGCGGCCCTGCCGGCGATTGCCTCCGACCTTGCCGGGCGCACCGTCAGTCATGCCGGAGACGGCGATCCAGCCCGCCTGCTGGGCTTCGCGGCGGAAGGGACAGTGGAGGAAGCGATGCGCGACATCGTCTCGCTGCACGACGTGCGATGGACAGAGCGCGAGGGGGCGCTTGCGTTGAACAGCGGGAGGCCGACGGACGATGTCATCGATCCGGCAGCCGCCGTGCGCAGCATAGACGGCGAGAAGCAAGCCGAGCCTCAGCATGTCCGCACACCGATCGAGACGGTGGCTGCCCAGCTGGCGATCCGTCACCATGACCCGGCCCGCGACTATCAGCTTGGCCTGCAGACCGCGTTGCGGGCCGGGCCGGGGATGCGCAGTGAGGAAATCGACCTGCCCGCGGCGATGGGGGCGGATGATGCGCGGCGCCTGGCCGACCGGAAGCTGCGCAATGCGTTGCGACGGCGCCGAAGCGTCAATATCGGCGCTGGTTGGAGCGCGCTGGACCTCGGTCCGGGCGATCTTGTAACCGTTGCGGGCGAACCGGGACAGTGGCTCGTCGAGACGACGGAATGGGATGACATGGCCGTCAGGCTCAGTCTGCAGGCTTTTGAGAGCGGCACGCGGGCCATCGCAGGTGCAGGGGCCTCTGGGGAGCCGGTCCGCCAGCCGGATCTCGTTCAGGGGCCGACCAGTCTGGCGATTGTGGAGTTGCCGGGTGACGGGACTACGATCTCCACGAGCCCCGTGATTGCGGCAGCGGCGTGCGGTACAAATGCCGGATGGCGGCGCGCAGCCCTCTTTCGCTATGATCCGGTCCTGGAGATTGCCGAGCCCATTGGCAGCACAGCGCCGCGCGCCGTGATGGGCCGCACTGGTGGCGCGCTGCCTCCGGGCGCGCCGTGGCGGATCGACCTTTCCAGCAGCGTTGAGATCATTCTCAACGATCCCGGCGATGTGTTGACCGGGGTGGGGGACGATCTTCTGCTCGGCGGCGCGAACATCTGCCAGATTGGAGAGGAACTGCTGCAATTTGGTCAGGCGGACGCGCTCGGGCCGGGGCATTATCGTCTGTCACGGCTCGTTCGCGGGCGCATGGGCACCGAATGGGCCATGGCTGGGCACGACGCGGGCGAACGGTTCGTGCTGCTCGACCGCGAGCGGCTGGCGCCGATCTCGGTCGAGCAAAGCGCGGTTGGAACGACGCTGACTCTGAGGGCAATCGGCAGCGGGGACAGTACGCCCGCGCAGGACAGCCTTTTGATCGACGGCCGCGCATTGATGCCTCTTTCGCCGGTGCACGGGCGGCACACGACTTTGGCCGGTGGTGATGTTGAGATCAGTTGGGTTCGCAGAAGCCGGCTTGGCTCGGCATGGATTGACGGCGTGGATGCGCCCCTCGGGGAGGAGCGGGAGGCTTATGCGGTCAGTGTCGTCGCGGACGGCGTGACATTGCGGCGATGGGAAACGACGCTCCCGTCCTGCGTCTACGCGGCGAGTGACGTTGCGGCCGATCTCGCGGCCGCGGCCTTGGCTGGCATGCAGATCGAAGTGAGGCAGTTGGGAAGCTGGGGAGCGGGGCGAGCGCTGGTCATTCCCTGGCCCTGACTTATCCGCGTCTCCGCGCGCGATTCCCCACATGAGAAGGATAACGATCAATGGCTCAGACCGATCGATTTGGCTTGCCGCTGCTCTCCGCTGGGCAGGCGCAAAAGGAGCTCACCCATAATGAGGCGTTGTCGCTCATCGACATCGCGATCGGGCGAGTGGTGGAAAGCGCAAGCCTGTCAGCGCCTCCCGCCGCGCCCGATCTGGGTGCGTGCTGGCTCGTTGGGAGTGGCGCAACGGGCGAGTGGGCGGGGTGCGAGCGAATGATTGCGGCGTGGACTGCGGCTGGATGGCGCTTCCTCGCGCCGTTCGAGGGCTTGCATTGCTGGAAGCGGGATACGCAAAGTGGCGTGAGATTCCAGGCCGGCGACTGGCGGGAAGACGGTCTGCGGACTGACGGTTTCTATGTTGATGGCGAGAAAGTGATTGGCAGCAGGCGGCCTGCAATCGCGAATCCATCCGGGGGCGCGCCCGTCGATTCGCAGGCGAGAGAGGCGATCATTTCAGTGCTTGATACCCTGAGGGCACACGGCCTCATCGCATCGTAACCACGCATAAAGCACAAAGACGTTGTCGGTTCCCAACATGCGGACGCGACAGGCAATATTTCCTGCAGGGCCAACATTAGCTGATCACAATGCGGCATTTAGGCAACATCATGCGATTGTGCGCTTGAAACCTTTGCGGCGCACTCCTAAAAACGTCGAGCAGCATTTTACGATCAACCTGAAAGGGGAATGATATGCGGAAGCTTGGCCTCGCCATAGCGCTCGCTTCGACCGCGATGGCATCACCATCGCTCGCCAAGGACGGCGCCTGGTATCTGGGCGGTGACATTGGCGCGATCATCGTCGAGGACTCTGACACCACGTATGACGCCGGCACCGTTGCCGGTGTGGCAGCGACCACTGGCGTCACGGCCAACACCCCGCACAAGGTCGGTTACGACGCCGCGGGTTATGTGGGTTACGACTTCGGCGCGTTCCGCCTGGAAGCCGAATATTCGCACAAGAAGGCGATGAACAAGAACACCACCTACTCGAACCGGACGACGGCTCTGCCCGGCGGCCAGGCTCGCGTGGACAGCATCATGCTGAACGGTATGCTCGACTTCGGTCCCGATGATGGCCTGCAGGGCTTCGTCGGCGGCGGCGTCGGCGTTGCGCGGTCCAAGATCTCGCTGCCCGACACGCGCGATTCCGACACGGGCTTCGCCTGGCAGGCAATCGCTGGCGTCCGTTATCCGGTCAGCAACAACGTCGATCTGTCGCTGAAGTATCGCTTCTTCAACCACAGCAACATCGACCTGATCAACACCGCCGGCACGCCGCTGGAAACTGAGGTTCGCAGCCACAGCATCCTGGCTGGCCTGGTGTTCAACTTCGGTGGTGAAGAGCCGGCTCCGCCGCCGCCTCCCCCGCCGCCCCCGCCGCCGCCTCCCCCGCCGCCTCCGCCTCCGCCGCCTCCGCCGGTCGCGCAGTGCCAGCCGGGGCCGTACATCGTGTTCTTCGAGTGGGATAGCGCCGACGTTACGCCGGATGCTGCCTCGATCCTCGACAACGCGGTTTCGGCTTATGCGAACTGCGGTAGTGCGCAGGTCATGCTCGCTGGTCACGCTGACCGTTCGGGCTCGCCGCGCTACAACATGGGCCTTTCCGAGCGTCGTAACGCGTCGGTCCGTGGCTACCTCACCTCGCGTGGCATCTCCGACGGCGTCATCTCGACGCAGGCCTTCGGTGAGACGCGTCCGCGTGTCGACACGGCCGACGGTGTGCGTGAACTCCAGAACCGTCGCGTGGAAATCACCTACGGTCCGGGTTCGGGCAACTAAGAGTTCTCCGCTTCGGCGGGACGAACAAGGAAGGGGCCGGCTTATCCGGCCCCTTTTTTGTGTGAAAGAGCGTCGGGCTGTCAGCTTGCGTCTATGGGCGCGCATCCAGAGCGGGCGATACAGCAGGCGTGATGAGCCTCGCAGACCGGTTTCACTTGAAATCTAAGGGCATAGCCCGATATTGTGCGCTGATAGTCCGGCGCTGTTGCCGGAAAGAGGAGATGATAAAATGGCGAATTGGCCAGATCCCCGGTCGTCCGCTACGGGCTACGGTGGTGCTTCCACGCATGCGAGCGAGGTTGCTTATGACGCAGGCCTGCGCTCCTACATGCTCTCGATCTATAATTACATGGCCAGCGGCGTGCTGGTCACGGGTATCGTTGCGCTGTTGTTTGCAAGCTCCGGCTTCGCAGCTCAGGTGCTGGTGACCCCGCTGCGCTGGGTAATCATGCTGGCGCCGATGGCCTTCGTGATGGTGCTGAGCTTCGGCATCAACAAGCTGCAGACGAGCACCGCGCAAGCG
This genomic window contains:
- a CDS encoding phage tail protein, which encodes MATLVLTAVGSALGGTFGAVGAAIGGAVGALAGRSVDALIFRPGGRTGPRLSDLQVQTSRYGAAIPRIHGTIRVAGTVIWATDLQESTSTSGGGKGSPSVTTYSYSASLAVALSSRPILGIGRIWADGNLLRGAVGDFKSPLTAFRLYLGGPDQMVDPLVASAVGVAQCPAYRGCAYVVFEGLQLADFGNRIPSLTFEVIADAEPAALPAIASDLAGRTVSHAGDGDPARLLGFAAEGTVEEAMRDIVSLHDVRWTEREGALALNSGRPTDDVIDPAAAVRSIDGEKQAEPQHVRTPIETVAAQLAIRHHDPARDYQLGLQTALRAGPGMRSEEIDLPAAMGADDARRLADRKLRNALRRRRSVNIGAGWSALDLGPGDLVTVAGEPGQWLVETTEWDDMAVRLSLQAFESGTRAIAGAGASGEPVRQPDLVQGPTSLAIVELPGDGTTISTSPVIAAAACGTNAGWRRAALFRYDPVLEIAEPIGSTAPRAVMGRTGGALPPGAPWRIDLSSSVEIILNDPGDVLTGVGDDLLLGGANICQIGEELLQFGQADALGPGHYRLSRLVRGRMGTEWAMAGHDAGERFVLLDRERLAPISVEQSAVGTTLTLRAIGSGDSTPAQDSLLIDGRALMPLSPVHGRHTTLAGGDVEISWVRRSRLGSAWIDGVDAPLGEEREAYAVSVVADGVTLRRWETTLPSCVYAASDVAADLAAAALAGMQIEVRQLGSWGAGRALVIPWP
- a CDS encoding DUF2793 domain-containing protein, translated to MAQTDRFGLPLLSAGQAQKELTHNEALSLIDIAIGRVVESASLSAPPAAPDLGACWLVGSGATGEWAGCERMIAAWTAAGWRFLAPFEGLHCWKRDTQSGVRFQAGDWREDGLRTDGFYVDGEKVIGSRRPAIANPSGGAPVDSQAREAIISVLDTLRAHGLIAS
- a CDS encoding OmpA family protein; protein product: MRKLGLAIALASTAMASPSLAKDGAWYLGGDIGAIIVEDSDTTYDAGTVAGVAATTGVTANTPHKVGYDAAGYVGYDFGAFRLEAEYSHKKAMNKNTTYSNRTTALPGGQARVDSIMLNGMLDFGPDDGLQGFVGGGVGVARSKISLPDTRDSDTGFAWQAIAGVRYPVSNNVDLSLKYRFFNHSNIDLINTAGTPLETEVRSHSILAGLVFNFGGEEPAPPPPPPPPPPPPPPPPPPPPPPPVAQCQPGPYIVFFEWDSADVTPDAASILDNAVSAYANCGSAQVMLAGHADRSGSPRYNMGLSERRNASVRGYLTSRGISDGVISTQAFGETRPRVDTADGVRELQNRRVEITYGPGSGN